In Megalopta genalis isolate 19385.01 chromosome 7, iyMegGena1_principal, whole genome shotgun sequence, a single window of DNA contains:
- the LOC117221635 gene encoding histone H4, with amino-acid sequence MTGRGKGGKGLGKGGAKRHRKVLRDNIQGITKPAIRRLARRGGVKRISGLIYEETRGVLKVFLENVIRDAVTYTEHAKRKTVTAMDVVYALKRQGRTLYGFGG; translated from the coding sequence ATGACTGGTCGTGGTAAAGGAGGAAAGGGTTTGGGAAAGGGAGGAGCAAAGCGTCATAGAAAGGTTTTGCGTGACAACATCCAGGGTATCACGAAGCCTGCTATCCGTCGTCTTGCTCGTCGTGGAGGCGTCAAACGTATTTCTGGTTTGATCTACGAAGAAACTCGCGGTGTTCTCAAAGTATTTCTTGAGAACGTGATCCGTGATGCTGTTACTTACACCGAGCATGCTAAAAGGAAGACTGTCACTGCCATGGACGTCGTGTATGCTCTGAAACGCCAAGGAAGAACCCTCTACGGTTTTGGTGGTTAA
- the LOC117221631 gene encoding histone H3: MARTKQTARKSTGGKAPRKQLATKAARKSAPATGGVKKPHRYRPGTVALREIRRYQKSTELLIRKLPFQRLVREIAQDFKTDLRFQSSAVMALQEASEAYLVGLFEDTNLCAIHAKRVTIMPKDIQLARRIRGERA; encoded by the coding sequence ATGGCTCGTACCAAGCAAACCGCTCGTAAATCGACTGGAGGTAAGGCTCCACGCAAGCAACTGGCGACCAAGGCAGCTCGTAAGAGCGCGCCTGCAACCGGAGGCGTGAAGAAACCCCATCGCTACAGGCCTGGAACCGTTGCTCTTCGTGAAATTCGAAGATATCAGAAGAGTACCGAGCTTCTGATCAGAAAGCTGCCCTTCCAGCGTCTGGTTCGTGAAATCGCTCAGGACTTCAAGACCGATCTCCGGTTCCAAAGCTCTGCCGTGATGGCTCTTCAGGAAGCCAGCGAGGCTTACCTTGTTGGCCTGTTCGAAGATACCAATCTTTGCGCTATCCACGCCAAGAGAGTAACGATCATGCCCAAGGATATTCAGCTTGCTCGTCGTATCCGCGGTGAAAGAGCTTAA